The following proteins come from a genomic window of Lineus longissimus chromosome 18, tnLinLong1.2, whole genome shotgun sequence:
- the LOC135502039 gene encoding hypoxia up-regulated protein 1-like isoform X3, giving the protein MTMMRHFKLLVSAVLLVCCVLHNTDGLAVMSVDLGQEYMKVALVKPGVPMEIVLNRESQRKTAAVVSMRDGERSFGDAALNTAVKFPAKAYIYLLSVLGKKMNHPTVKRYQQLFPFYTLKEDPETGTVIFQHDEKTFYTPEELIAMILERGKESAEAFAEQTIKDVVITVPPFFNQAERRALVRAAEMVDLNVLQLMNDNSAVALNYGVFRRKEFNTTAQNMLFYDMGASSTTATIVSYQTVRMKDRGFVENNPQLTIRGIGFDATLGGMEFQFRLREHLAKLFNAQKKTKTDVTTNPRAMAKLLKEAGRVKKVLSANNEHYAQVEGLLDDRDFRAKVTREEFEELCSDLFERVAKPLEDALKSAHMTMDEINEIILMGGGTRVPKVQAKLREVTKKEELGKSINTDEAAALGAVYQAAYLSKGFKVKRFGVKEAVIFPIQVEFEREVTNEDESKSTKTIKRVIFGRMNPYPVSKVMKFNKNFDDFNFEVMYGDLDFLSEEEKIGFGNQLHSKVALSGVGDAYKKNSADSDFKGVKAHFRMDESGLLHLDLVDSVFEKQPPSPDEKEEESTLSKFEKEFIDNLKLGSTISNLFGGGEEKKEDKKDEKTEEKTEEKTDEQKEDKKTEEGEPKKETDPKTEKTESKKEEEKPTKEKEEEKDESVETENADEPVSNNAASSEADASDKKPANATPADAPVNETKSSETPKKEEKKEEPSAKNETKENATKPDAGKADANKTAEEKEKEKAKLKPIIIKEKLTATQTLMDLQEPTEKMVAASKKIVSDLRMQDQAKRDREKSINDLESYVFTMKDNLYQGDWEKCSTTDERIKLKTKLSEVSDWLDEQGMDTPKAEYDTKLAVLKEEFKDIAYRVEQTKDRPRALEALKSMLNHSRYFLKSIKNLTADEPIFTEVEVTTLSKLINDTTMWMNTMEEAQNKTACTKTPVLLTTLVDSARVLIQKKLTTMTQDLKIRLHRAQARKLDREKKIKAEKEKKKAERKLRAQKLSEKRHREEEEKMDKKMKMKESKRHSKGGKKTGKDTFSGSIFGKRFNRNKHQRSSEHFKQPEKRFSGRDSRHKRPNVEVEFEDQFEDGFRPRGKYAQKSKKQRKFSHLHIPVGVQLSDGQRAKLRKFFREYNRRMLRHRGRAARRRGKHLLSVSLNLRIFILLLAILILVRSWLASKLWP; this is encoded by the exons atgacgatgatgcgCCATTTCAAGCTGCTGGTGTCAGCAGTCTTGTTAGTATGTTGTGTTTTACATAATACAG atgGTTTAGCTGTCATGTCTGTTGATCTTGGTCAAGAGTACATGAAGGTTGCCCTTGTCAAGCCTGGCGTTCCAATGGAAATTGTTCTGAATAG AGAATCTCAACGTAAAACTGCTGCAGTTGTGTCGATGAGGGATGGAGAGAGGTCATTTGGTGATGctgcgctaaataca GCGGTCAAGTTCCCGGCGAAGGCGTACATATATCTCCTGAGCGTCCTCGGGAAGAAGATGAATCACCCGACCGTGAAGCGTTACCAGCAGTTATTCCCGTTCTACACTTTGAAAGAGGATCCTGAAACTGGCACTGTGATATTTCAACATGATGA GAAGACCTTTTATACGCCAGAGGAACTGATTGCGATGATTTTGGAGCGGGGAAAGGAATCAGCTGAGGCGTTCGCTGAGCAAACCATCAAGGATGTTGTGATCACCGTACCGCCATTCTTCAACCAGGCAGAGCGACGCGCCCTGGTCCGCGCTGCCGAGATGGTCGATTTGAACGTCTTACAGCTGATGAATGATAACAGCGCTGTAGCTCTGAATTATGGTGTCTTCCGTCGAAAAGAATTCAATACCACGGCGCAGAATATGTTGTTCTACGATATGGGGGCTTCCAGTACTACTGCGACTATTGTGT CCTATCAGACTGTACGAATGAAGGATCGAGGGTTTGTGGAGAACAACCCGCAGTTGACAATCCGAGGAATAGGCTTTGATGCTACACTTGGCGGCATGGAATTCCAGTTCAGGCTGAGGGAGCATCTCGCGAAACTTTTTAATGCACAGAAGAAGACGAAAACCGACGTGACAACAAATCCTCGCGCCATGGCCAAGCTTCTGAAGGAGGCGGGACGAGTCAAAAAGGTTCTCAGCGCCAATAACGAACATTACGCCCAG GTCGAGGGCTTATTGGACGATCGTGACTTCAGGGCAAAAGTAACCCGCGAGGAATTCGAAGAACTTTGCAGCGACCTGTTTGAAAGAGTTGCCAAGCCACTCGAAGACGCTCTCAAATCAGCTCATATGACAATGGATGAAATCAATGAGATCATCCTGATGGGCGGAGGCACCAGGGTTCCCAAAGTGCAGGCGAAATTGAGAGAAGTTACAAAAAA AGAAGAATTGGGCAAGAGTATCAACACAGATGAAGCTGCAGCCCTGGGGGCGGTATACCAAGCTGCTTACCTTAGTAAGGGATTCAAGGTCAAGCGATTTGGCGTCAAAGAAGCAGTGATCTTCCCTATTCAG GTTGAGTTTGAACGCGAGGTCACCAACGAAGATGAGAGCAAGTCAACAAAAACGATAAAACGTGTCATCTTTGGTCGAATGAATCCATACCCTGTCAGCAAAgtcatgaaattcaacaaaaacTTTGATGATTTCAACTTTGAAGTTATGTACGGAGATCTGGACTTCTTGTCTGAAGAGGAGAAAAT TGGATTTGGTAACCAGCTACACTCAAAGGTCGCCCTCTCAGGTGTCGGTGATGCCTACAAGAAGAACTCTGCTGATTCCGACTTCAAGGGCGTAAAGGCCCACTTCCGGATGGACGAGAGCGGTCTGCTGCATCTGGACTTGGTGGACTCGGTCTTCGAGAAGCAGCCCCCAAGCCCTGATGAGAAGGAAGAAGAATCCACTTTGTCCA AATTTGAGAAAGAATTCATTGACAATCTTA AGCTTGGTAGCACCATCAGTAACCTGTTCGGCGGGGGAGAGGAGAAAAAAGAGGATAAGAAGGACGAAAAGACCGAGGAGAAAACAGAAGAGAAAACCGACGAGCAGAAGGAAGACAAAAAGACAGAAGAG GGTGAGCCTAAAAAAGAGACTGATCCTAAGACGGAGAAAACTGAATCGaagaaagaggaagaaaaaCCAACAAAAGAGAAAGAGGAGGAAaag GACGAGAGTGTCGAGACAGAAAATGCTGACGAGCCTGTTTCTAACAATGCGGCTAGCAGTGAGGCTGACGCTAGTGACAAAAAACCAGCTAACGCTACACCAGCTGACGCCCCTGTGAATGAAACTAAGAGTTCTGAAACTCCTAAG AAGGAAGAGAAAAAGGAAGAACCTTCTGCCAAGAATGAAACGAAAGAAAACGCGACCAAACCAGACGCAGGGAAGGCAGATGCTAATAAAACTGCAGAGGAAAAG GAAAAAGAGAAGGCTAAGCTGAAACCAATCATCATCAAGGAGAAACTCACTGCCACACAGACCCTGATGGATCTACAAGAACCTACTGAGAAAATGGTTGCTGCTTCTAAGAAAAT AGTTTCTGACCTAAGAATGCAAGACCAAGCAAAGAGAGATCGGGAAAAGTCCATCAATGATTTAGAATCCTACGTTTTCACAATGAAAGACAACTTGTACCAGGGAGACTGGGAAAAATGCTCAACAACAGACGAACGTATCAAATTGAAAACGAAATTATCTGAGGTGTCCGACTGGTTGGACGAGCAGGGCATGGATACGCCCAAGGCA GAATACGACACCAAACTTGCGGTTTTAAAAGAGGAGTTCAAGGATATTGCGTATCGAGTTGAACAAACCAAGGACCGTCCTAGAGCTCTGGAGGCCTTGAAAAGCATGCTCAATCATTCCAGATACTTCCTGAAAAGTATAAAAAATCTCACGGCGGACGAGCCAATATTTACAGAGGTCGAAGTGACCACATTATCAAAGTTAATTAATGATACAACG ATGTGGATGAATACAATGGAGGAAGCGCAAAACAAAACCGCTTGCACAAAAACCCCTGTGTTGCTTACCACGCTAGTCGACTCGGCTCGAGTCCTCATACAAAAAAAGCTAACAACAATGACACAAGATTTGAAAATTCGTCTCCATCGTGCTCAGGCACGGAAACTTGATCGCGAGAAAAAAATCAAGGcagaaaaggagaaaaaaaaagCCGAACGGAAACTCCGTGCCCAGAAACTTAGTGAAAAACGGCACCGGGAAGAGGAGGaaaaaatggataaaaaaatgaaaatgaaagaatcGAAACGCCACTCGAAAGGTGGTAAAAAAACTGGTAAAGATACTTTCTCTGGTAGCATTTTCGGGAAACGGTTCAATAGAAATAAACACCAGCGTTCGAGCGAACATTTCAAACAACCCGAAAAACGCTTCTCTGGACGAGATAGTCGGCACAAGCGGCCGAATGTTGAAGTTGAATTTGAAGACCAGTTTGAAGATGGATTTCGCCCGCGTGGCAAATATGCCCAAAAATCTAAAAAGCAACGGAAATTTAGTCATTTGCACATCCCAGTCGGTGTGCAATTGAGCGATGGCCAGCGTGCCAAGTTGCGTAAATTCTTCCGAGAATATAACCGGCGAATGTTGCGACACAGGGGCCGAGCTGCAAGAAGGCGTGGTAAACACCTCTTGTCTGTTTctttgaatttgagaattttcattttgcttctGGCAATTCTAATTCTTGTTCGTTCATGGCTAGCTTCCAAACTATGGCCCTGA
- the LOC135502039 gene encoding hypoxia up-regulated protein 1-like isoform X11, with translation MTMMRHFKLLVSAVLLVCCVLHNTDGLAVMSVDLGQEYMKVALVKPGVPMEIVLNRESQRKTAAVVSMRDGERSFGDAALNTAVKFPAKAYIYLLSVLGKKMNHPTVKRYQQLFPFYTLKEDPETGTVIFQHDEKTFYTPEELIAMILERGKESAEAFAEQTIKDVVITVPPFFNQAERRALVRAAEMVDLNVLQLMNDNSAVALNYGVFRRKEFNTTAQNMLFYDMGASSTTATIVSYQTVRMKDRGFVENNPQLTIRGIGFDATLGGMEFQFRLREHLAKLFNAQKKTKTDVTTNPRAMAKLLKEAGRVKKVLSANNEHYAQVEGLLDDRDFRAKVTREEFEELCSDLFERVAKPLEDALKSAHMTMDEINEIILMGGGTRVPKVQAKLREVTKKEELGKSINTDEAAALGAVYQAAYLSKGFKVKRFGVKEAVIFPIQIAFTSTLLQRQVEFEREVTNEDESKSTKTIKRVIFGRMNPYPVSKVMKFNKNFDDFNFEVMYGDLDFLSEEEKIGFGNQLHSKVALSGVGDAYKKNSADSDFKGVKAHFRMDESGLLHLDLVDSVFEKQPPSPDEKEEESTLSKFEKEFIDNLKLGSTISNLFGGGEEKKEDKKDEKTEEKTEEKTDEQKEDKKTEEGEPKKETDPKTEKTESKKEEEKPTKEKEEEKDESVETENADEPVSNNAASSEADASDKKPANATPADAPVNETKSSETPKKEEKKEEPSAKNETKENATKPDAGKADANKTAEEKEKEKAKLKPIIIKEKLTATQTLMDLQEPTEKMVAASKKIVSDLRMQDQAKRDREKSINDLESYVFTMKDNLYQGDWEKCSTTDERIKLKTKLSEVSDWLDEQGMDTPKAEYDTKLAVLKEEFKDIAYRVEQTKDRPRALEALKSMLNHSRYFLKSIKNLTADEPIFTEVEVTTLSKLINDTTDWRKKALSDIKAAKSSDKPPVTVEDIAQKIGALDREVKYLLNKAKYYKPKPKPEKTENKTKTDANSTASNETKTDDVDEYNGGSAKQNRLHKNPCVAYHASRLGSSPHTKKANNNDTRFENSSPSCSGTET, from the exons atgacgatgatgcgCCATTTCAAGCTGCTGGTGTCAGCAGTCTTGTTAGTATGTTGTGTTTTACATAATACAG atgGTTTAGCTGTCATGTCTGTTGATCTTGGTCAAGAGTACATGAAGGTTGCCCTTGTCAAGCCTGGCGTTCCAATGGAAATTGTTCTGAATAG AGAATCTCAACGTAAAACTGCTGCAGTTGTGTCGATGAGGGATGGAGAGAGGTCATTTGGTGATGctgcgctaaataca GCGGTCAAGTTCCCGGCGAAGGCGTACATATATCTCCTGAGCGTCCTCGGGAAGAAGATGAATCACCCGACCGTGAAGCGTTACCAGCAGTTATTCCCGTTCTACACTTTGAAAGAGGATCCTGAAACTGGCACTGTGATATTTCAACATGATGA GAAGACCTTTTATACGCCAGAGGAACTGATTGCGATGATTTTGGAGCGGGGAAAGGAATCAGCTGAGGCGTTCGCTGAGCAAACCATCAAGGATGTTGTGATCACCGTACCGCCATTCTTCAACCAGGCAGAGCGACGCGCCCTGGTCCGCGCTGCCGAGATGGTCGATTTGAACGTCTTACAGCTGATGAATGATAACAGCGCTGTAGCTCTGAATTATGGTGTCTTCCGTCGAAAAGAATTCAATACCACGGCGCAGAATATGTTGTTCTACGATATGGGGGCTTCCAGTACTACTGCGACTATTGTGT CCTATCAGACTGTACGAATGAAGGATCGAGGGTTTGTGGAGAACAACCCGCAGTTGACAATCCGAGGAATAGGCTTTGATGCTACACTTGGCGGCATGGAATTCCAGTTCAGGCTGAGGGAGCATCTCGCGAAACTTTTTAATGCACAGAAGAAGACGAAAACCGACGTGACAACAAATCCTCGCGCCATGGCCAAGCTTCTGAAGGAGGCGGGACGAGTCAAAAAGGTTCTCAGCGCCAATAACGAACATTACGCCCAG GTCGAGGGCTTATTGGACGATCGTGACTTCAGGGCAAAAGTAACCCGCGAGGAATTCGAAGAACTTTGCAGCGACCTGTTTGAAAGAGTTGCCAAGCCACTCGAAGACGCTCTCAAATCAGCTCATATGACAATGGATGAAATCAATGAGATCATCCTGATGGGCGGAGGCACCAGGGTTCCCAAAGTGCAGGCGAAATTGAGAGAAGTTACAAAAAA AGAAGAATTGGGCAAGAGTATCAACACAGATGAAGCTGCAGCCCTGGGGGCGGTATACCAAGCTGCTTACCTTAGTAAGGGATTCAAGGTCAAGCGATTTGGCGTCAAAGAAGCAGTGATCTTCCCTATTCAG ATTGCTTTTACGAGCACTCTTCTCCAGAGACAG GTTGAGTTTGAACGCGAGGTCACCAACGAAGATGAGAGCAAGTCAACAAAAACGATAAAACGTGTCATCTTTGGTCGAATGAATCCATACCCTGTCAGCAAAgtcatgaaattcaacaaaaacTTTGATGATTTCAACTTTGAAGTTATGTACGGAGATCTGGACTTCTTGTCTGAAGAGGAGAAAAT TGGATTTGGTAACCAGCTACACTCAAAGGTCGCCCTCTCAGGTGTCGGTGATGCCTACAAGAAGAACTCTGCTGATTCCGACTTCAAGGGCGTAAAGGCCCACTTCCGGATGGACGAGAGCGGTCTGCTGCATCTGGACTTGGTGGACTCGGTCTTCGAGAAGCAGCCCCCAAGCCCTGATGAGAAGGAAGAAGAATCCACTTTGTCCA AATTTGAGAAAGAATTCATTGACAATCTTA AGCTTGGTAGCACCATCAGTAACCTGTTCGGCGGGGGAGAGGAGAAAAAAGAGGATAAGAAGGACGAAAAGACCGAGGAGAAAACAGAAGAGAAAACCGACGAGCAGAAGGAAGACAAAAAGACAGAAGAG GGTGAGCCTAAAAAAGAGACTGATCCTAAGACGGAGAAAACTGAATCGaagaaagaggaagaaaaaCCAACAAAAGAGAAAGAGGAGGAAaag GACGAGAGTGTCGAGACAGAAAATGCTGACGAGCCTGTTTCTAACAATGCGGCTAGCAGTGAGGCTGACGCTAGTGACAAAAAACCAGCTAACGCTACACCAGCTGACGCCCCTGTGAATGAAACTAAGAGTTCTGAAACTCCTAAG AAGGAAGAGAAAAAGGAAGAACCTTCTGCCAAGAATGAAACGAAAGAAAACGCGACCAAACCAGACGCAGGGAAGGCAGATGCTAATAAAACTGCAGAGGAAAAG GAAAAAGAGAAGGCTAAGCTGAAACCAATCATCATCAAGGAGAAACTCACTGCCACACAGACCCTGATGGATCTACAAGAACCTACTGAGAAAATGGTTGCTGCTTCTAAGAAAAT AGTTTCTGACCTAAGAATGCAAGACCAAGCAAAGAGAGATCGGGAAAAGTCCATCAATGATTTAGAATCCTACGTTTTCACAATGAAAGACAACTTGTACCAGGGAGACTGGGAAAAATGCTCAACAACAGACGAACGTATCAAATTGAAAACGAAATTATCTGAGGTGTCCGACTGGTTGGACGAGCAGGGCATGGATACGCCCAAGGCA GAATACGACACCAAACTTGCGGTTTTAAAAGAGGAGTTCAAGGATATTGCGTATCGAGTTGAACAAACCAAGGACCGTCCTAGAGCTCTGGAGGCCTTGAAAAGCATGCTCAATCATTCCAGATACTTCCTGAAAAGTATAAAAAATCTCACGGCGGACGAGCCAATATTTACAGAGGTCGAAGTGACCACATTATCAAAGTTAATTAATGATACAACG GATTGGCGCAAGAAAGCTTTAAGTGATATCAAAGCTGCAAAGTCCAGCGATAAGCCACCGGTCACCGTCGAAGATATTGCCCAAAAAATTGGCGCTCTTGACCGAGAAGTGAAATATTTGCTCAACAAGGCGAAATATTACAAGCCCAAGCCTAAACCGGAGAAGACAGAGAATAAAACAAAAACAGATGCAAATTCCACAGCCAGTAATGAAACAAAAACAGATG ATGTGGATGAATACAATGGAGGAAGCGCAAAACAAAACCGCTTGCACAAAAACCCCTGTGTTGCTTACCACGCTAGTCGACTCGGCTCGAGTCCTCATACAAAAAAAGCTAACAACAATGACACAAGATTTGAAAATTCGTCTCCATCGTGCTCAGGCACGGAAACTTGA